In Taeniopygia guttata chromosome 2, bTaeGut7.mat, whole genome shotgun sequence, one genomic interval encodes:
- the LOC100223646 gene encoding low-density lipoprotein receptor class A domain-containing protein 4 isoform X8, with the protein MVVVIICLLNHYKLSTRSFINRQSQSRRQEETLQTEGCLWPSESSVSRQGASEIMYAPRSRDRFTTPSFMQRDRFSRFQPTYPYMQHEIDLPPTISLSDGEEPPPYQGPCTLQLRDPEQQMELNRESVRAPPNRTIFDSDLIDISMYNGGPCPPSSNSGISATNYSSNGRMEGPPPTYSEVMGHYPGSSFFHHQHSNMPPSSQRGSRLQFQQNNSESTIVPSKGQDRKPGNLV; encoded by the exons ATGGTGGTAGTGATCATCTGCTTGTTGAACCATTACAAACTCTCGACACGCTCCTTTATCAACCGACAGAGCCAAAGCAGAAGACAGGAAGAAACTCTGCAGACG GAGGGGTGCTTGTGGCCTTCAGAAAGCTCGGTTTCACGCCAGGGTGCTTCAGAG ATCATGTACGCCCCAAGGTCCAGGGACAGGTTTACCACCCCATCTTTTATGCAGCGGGACCGTTTCAGTCGCTTCCAGCCCACTTACCCTTACATGCAGCATGAGATTGACCTTCCTCCGACCATCTCCCTCTCCGACGGCGAGGAGCCACCGCCGTACCAGGGCCCGTGCACCCTGCAGCTCCGGGACCCCGAGCAGCAGATGGAGCTCAACCGGGAATCCGTCAGGGCGCCGCCCAACCGAACCATTTTTGATAGCGACTTGATAGACATCTCCATGTACAATGGGGGTCCCTGCCCACCCAGCAGCAATTCGGGCATAAGTGCAACCAACTATAGCAGTAATGGAAGGATGGAAGGACCACCCCCGACGTACAGCGAGGTCATGGGGCATTACCCAGGCTCCTCTTTTTTCCATCACCAGCACAGCAACATGCCTCCTTCCTCGCAGAGGGGGAGCAGACTTCAGTTTCAGCAGAACAATTCAGAGAGCACAATAGTCCCCAGCAAAGGCCAGGACCGGAAACCAGGAAACCTGGTCTAA
- the LOC100223646 gene encoding low-density lipoprotein receptor class A domain-containing protein 4 isoform X7 yields the protein MSSERLNKTAVKDARLKDLLLERAELEFVQIIIIIVVITVMVVVIICLLNHYKLSTRSFINRQSQSRRQEETLQTEGCLWPSESSVSRQGASEIMYAPRSRDRFTTPSFMQRDRFSRFQPTYPYMQHEIDLPPTISLSDGEEPPPYQGPCTLQLRDPEQQMELNRESVRAPPNRTIFDSDLIDISMYNGGPCPPSSNSGISATNYSSNGRMEGPPPTYSEVMGHYPGSSFFHHQHSNMPPSSQRGSRLQFQQNNSESTIVPSKGQDRKPGNLV from the exons cTGAACTGGAGTTTGTTCAAATCATCATTATAATCGTGGTTATAACTGTTATGGTGGTAGTGATCATCTGCTTGTTGAACCATTACAAACTCTCGACACGCTCCTTTATCAACCGACAGAGCCAAAGCAGAAGACAGGAAGAAACTCTGCAGACG GAGGGGTGCTTGTGGCCTTCAGAAAGCTCGGTTTCACGCCAGGGTGCTTCAGAG ATCATGTACGCCCCAAGGTCCAGGGACAGGTTTACCACCCCATCTTTTATGCAGCGGGACCGTTTCAGTCGCTTCCAGCCCACTTACCCTTACATGCAGCATGAGATTGACCTTCCTCCGACCATCTCCCTCTCCGACGGCGAGGAGCCACCGCCGTACCAGGGCCCGTGCACCCTGCAGCTCCGGGACCCCGAGCAGCAGATGGAGCTCAACCGGGAATCCGTCAGGGCGCCGCCCAACCGAACCATTTTTGATAGCGACTTGATAGACATCTCCATGTACAATGGGGGTCCCTGCCCACCCAGCAGCAATTCGGGCATAAGTGCAACCAACTATAGCAGTAATGGAAGGATGGAAGGACCACCCCCGACGTACAGCGAGGTCATGGGGCATTACCCAGGCTCCTCTTTTTTCCATCACCAGCACAGCAACATGCCTCCTTCCTCGCAGAGGGGGAGCAGACTTCAGTTTCAGCAGAACAATTCAGAGAGCACAATAGTCCCCAGCAAAGGCCAGGACCGGAAACCAGGAAACCTGGTCTAA